In the genome of Cynocephalus volans isolate mCynVol1 chromosome 15, mCynVol1.pri, whole genome shotgun sequence, one region contains:
- the RPL7 gene encoding large ribosomal subunit protein uL30 — protein MEGVEEKKKKVPAVPETLKKKRRNFAELKVKRLRKKFALKMLRKARRKLIYEKAKHYHKEYRQMYRTEIRMARMARKAGNFYVPAEPKLAFVIRIRGINGVSPKVRKVLQLLRLRQIFNGTFVKLNKASINMLRIVEPYIAWGYPNLKSVNELIYKRGYGKINKKRIALTDNSLIARSLGKYGIICMEDLIHEIYTVGKRFKEANNFLWPFKLSSPRGGMKKKTTHFVEGGDAGNREDQINRLIRRMN, from the exons ATGGAGGGTGTCGA agagaagaaaaagaaggttcCTGCTGTGCCGGAAACCCTTAAGAAAAAGCGAAGGAATTTCGCAGAGCTGAAGGTCAAGCGCCTGAGAAAGAAATTTGCCCTAAAGATG CTTCGAAAGGCAAGGAGGAAGCTTATCTATGAAAAAGCTAAGCACTATCACAAGGAATATAGGCAGATGTACAGAACTGAGATTCGTATGGCTAGGATGGCAAGAAAAGCTGGCAACTTCTATGTACCTGCAGAACCCAAATTGGCATTTGTCATCAGGATCAGAGG TATCAATGGTGTGAGCCCAAAGGTCCGAAAGGTGTTGCAGCTTCTTCGCCTTCGCCAGATCTTCAATGGCACCTTTGTTAAGCTCAACAAGGCTTCCATTAACATGCTGAGGATTGTGGAACCATATATTGCTTGGGG GTATCCAAACCTGAAGTCAGTAAATGAACTAATATACAAGCGTGGTTATGGCAAAATCAATAAGAAGCGAATTGCCTTGACAGATAACAGTTTGATTGCTCGATCTCTTG GTAAATATGGCATCATCTGCATGGAAGATCTGATTCATGAGATCTATACTGTTGGAAAGCGCTTCAAAGAAGCAAATAATTTCCTGTGGCCCTTTAAATTATCTTCTCCACGGGGTGGGATGAAGAAGAAGACTACTCATTTTGTGGAAGGTGGAGATGCTGGCAACAGGGAAGACCAGATCAACAGGCTTATTAGAAGGATGAACTAA